One window from the genome of Leptospira johnsonii encodes:
- a CDS encoding DoxX family protein, with the protein MQTIGKYVYAVPFLLFGINHFVAGSQMAGMVPVPGGVIWIYVTGAAMIAASVSIFINKKTKLAMILLAVLLGIYIALLHLPGAIKGDMSSIINTLKDLGLLGGALVISSISRDNA; encoded by the coding sequence ATGCAAACAATCGGGAAATATGTATACGCTGTCCCGTTCCTACTTTTTGGGATCAATCATTTTGTAGCCGGAAGCCAAATGGCCGGAATGGTTCCTGTTCCAGGAGGAGTGATTTGGATCTATGTAACTGGAGCCGCCATGATCGCAGCCTCTGTCAGTATTTTTATAAATAAAAAAACCAAACTCGCGATGATCCTATTGGCTGTACTTTTAGGAATTTATATTGCTCTTCTACACTTGCCGGGAGCAATCAAAGGAGATATGTCTTCTATTATCAATACCTTAAAAGACCTAGGCCTTTTGGGTGGAGCATTGGTGATCTCTAGCATTTCCAGAGACAACGCTTAA
- the ispF gene encoding 2-C-methyl-D-erythritol 2,4-cyclodiphosphate synthase, translating to MYRIGQGLDFHRLETNEARPLILGGAIIDSEYALIGHSDADIVIHALADAILGAMGLGDIGQYFPDTDPSLKNMDSKLILQKTLDLAKEKNFSLVNIDCTLIGERPKISPHRIKIQSSLSNLLGLAEDCVSVKATTTEKMGALGRTEGLGASCVVLLQKN from the coding sequence ATGTATAGAATAGGGCAAGGACTAGACTTTCATAGATTAGAGACAAACGAGGCCCGCCCTTTAATTCTGGGCGGAGCGATCATCGATTCGGAATATGCATTGATCGGTCATTCGGATGCTGATATCGTAATACATGCGTTAGCCGACGCGATCTTGGGAGCCATGGGACTGGGAGATATAGGACAATATTTTCCGGACACTGACCCTTCTCTCAAAAATATGGACTCTAAATTGATCTTGCAAAAAACTTTGGATCTTGCTAAAGAGAAAAATTTCAGTCTGGTGAATATTGACTGCACTTTGATCGGAGAAAGGCCTAAAATTTCTCCACATAGAATTAAAATACAATCCTCTCTTTCTAATTTGTTAGGACTTGCCGAGGATTGTGTTTCAGTGAAAGCGACTACTACCGAAAAAATGGGAGCCTTGGGCAGAACCGAAGGATTGGGCGCAAGTTGCGTGGTACTTTTGCAGAAAAACTAA
- the nadA gene encoding quinolinate synthase NadA produces the protein MKTIEDIRKSLESTYMEHEIEEKLPLIQEINRLKKEKNAVLLGHNYMTPDVFHGVSDILGDSLYLSKAAAETDADIILFNGVHFMAETAKLMSPDKKVLIADLKAGCSLAESITREDVKKLKNQYPGVPVVTYVNCTAEVKAETDICCTSANAVQIVNSLDSDTVIFLPDEYLAGNVQKQTNKKIISFPGRCMVHEMYTAEDILSVRRQWPGVTVISHPECNTDVVEVSDFAGSTSQMSKFIRDSGAKDVFLATECSMGDNLRSEFPDRQFVSSCRTCPHMKRITLEKIKDALLYEQFEIKLDPEIVEKGRMAVQRMLDVSYK, from the coding sequence ATGAAAACCATAGAGGATATTCGAAAATCCCTGGAATCCACTTATATGGAACATGAGATAGAGGAAAAACTTCCTCTCATCCAGGAGATCAATCGTCTCAAAAAAGAAAAAAACGCAGTACTTTTAGGACATAATTATATGACTCCGGACGTTTTTCACGGAGTTTCGGACATACTCGGGGATTCACTCTATCTGAGTAAAGCGGCCGCTGAAACGGATGCTGACATTATTCTTTTTAACGGGGTCCATTTTATGGCGGAGACTGCAAAACTTATGTCTCCAGATAAGAAGGTACTCATTGCCGATCTGAAAGCAGGCTGTTCTCTAGCGGAAAGTATCACTAGAGAAGATGTTAAAAAACTAAAAAACCAATATCCTGGAGTCCCGGTAGTCACTTACGTAAACTGTACCGCAGAAGTTAAGGCAGAAACCGATATTTGCTGCACTTCTGCAAACGCAGTTCAGATCGTAAATTCTTTGGATTCAGATACGGTTATCTTTCTTCCTGACGAATACCTCGCCGGAAACGTGCAGAAACAAACCAACAAAAAGATCATCTCCTTTCCCGGACGTTGTATGGTACATGAGATGTACACTGCGGAGGATATACTTTCCGTTCGTAGACAATGGCCCGGGGTCACCGTCATCTCTCACCCTGAATGTAACACAGACGTGGTAGAAGTTTCCGATTTCGCCGGATCCACTTCTCAGATGTCCAAATTCATCCGTGATTCCGGAGCGAAAGATGTGTTCTTAGCTACAGAATGTTCTATGGGAGACAATCTCAGATCCGAGTTCCCCGATAGACAATTTGTTTCTTCTTGCAGGACCTGCCCTCACATGAAACGAATTACATTAGAAAAAATTAAAGATGCGCTTTTATACGAACAATTCGAGATCAAGTTAGATCCTGAGATAGTGGAAAAAGGAAGAATGGCTGTCCAAAGAATGTTGGATGTGAGTTATAAGTAA
- a CDS encoding tetratricopeptide repeat protein, whose amino-acid sequence MRITFLLILLFVFLISDCKNLSKFSGKNTKPPTVEDLEAWKRRLNMDESEIIELEKKIREMASKTRSAGALSWKIAQGYMKIGDYDLASKYYNKAIQEEGSGKTEVIGADVHFFESSLPYFDKAQLLMPVDQQLLFETALSYANASKDRGWEPKRRQIAIEIFLSLSRQDTRDSRFPYQLALIYFDSSMADSSWEGINAGFQDQEKAFTLLDSILKKEPRNVPVLFAKGNFLYRFGKAQEAKEIYLHLKNTIEGLKKDGFIKEDLQENESYKNVINNLKKMESSEN is encoded by the coding sequence ATGAGGATTACTTTCCTTCTCATTCTTCTTTTTGTATTTCTGATTTCCGATTGTAAGAACCTAAGTAAATTTTCCGGGAAAAATACAAAACCTCCTACAGTCGAGGATCTAGAAGCCTGGAAACGCCGTTTGAATATGGATGAATCCGAGATCATCGAATTAGAAAAGAAGATCCGGGAAATGGCTTCCAAAACCAGATCCGCAGGCGCTCTTAGTTGGAAGATCGCCCAAGGATATATGAAGATCGGCGATTACGATCTAGCATCCAAATATTATAATAAAGCAATCCAAGAAGAAGGTTCCGGAAAAACAGAAGTGATCGGCGCCGATGTTCATTTTTTTGAGTCTTCTCTTCCATATTTCGATAAAGCGCAACTTCTCATGCCTGTGGACCAACAGCTTCTTTTTGAAACCGCTTTATCCTATGCAAACGCTTCCAAAGACAGAGGCTGGGAACCTAAAAGAAGACAGATCGCTATTGAAATTTTCCTATCTCTTTCCAGACAAGATACGAGAGATTCCAGATTTCCTTACCAATTGGCTTTGATCTATTTTGACTCTTCCATGGCGGATTCTTCTTGGGAAGGGATCAATGCAGGCTTCCAAGACCAGGAGAAGGCGTTCACACTTTTGGATTCTATCTTAAAAAAAGAACCTCGCAATGTTCCTGTGCTATTCGCAAAAGGAAATTTTTTATACAGATTCGGCAAGGCGCAAGAAGCGAAAGAGATCTATTTACATTTGAAGAATACGATAGAAGGCCTTAAAAAGGACGGCTTCATTAAAGAAGATCTGCAAGAAAACGAATCTTATAAAAACGTAATAAATAATCTTAAAAAAATGGAATCCTCTGAGAATTAA
- a CDS encoding GNAT family N-acetyltransferase, which yields MDPGKKNDLPQGWRLVGLEDLQILIQMEKTVFGNSSWSNYSIQSHIENHPAWIKEDVGYVFYMDLNDFSELLRIGILPERRKKGEAESILRTLCNLFPKVILEVSNLNSSAISLYSKLGFLESGRRKSYYGPGEDAILMEKFR from the coding sequence TTGGATCCCGGAAAAAAAAACGATCTTCCGCAAGGTTGGAGATTAGTCGGTCTTGAGGATTTACAAATCCTGATCCAAATGGAAAAAACAGTTTTTGGAAATTCGTCTTGGTCCAATTATTCCATCCAAAGTCACATCGAAAATCATCCCGCTTGGATCAAAGAAGATGTAGGCTATGTGTTTTATATGGACCTAAACGATTTCTCGGAATTATTACGGATAGGCATTCTGCCTGAAAGACGAAAAAAAGGAGAAGCAGAATCCATTCTAAGAACTCTTTGTAATCTGTTCCCGAAGGTTATTTTAGAAGTTTCTAATTTGAATTCTTCTGCTATTTCCTTATATTCTAAATTAGGTTTTTTGGAATCCGGAAGGAGGAAATCTTATTACGGCCCGGGAGAGGATGCGATCCTAATGGAGAAGTTCCGCTAA